A part of Campylobacter magnus genomic DNA contains:
- a CDS encoding amino acid ABC transporter ATP-binding protein, producing the protein MLKIKQLVKSYGSLEVLQGINLEIKKSEVVAVLGPSGCGKSTLLRTINGLESINSGEIYFKDELINKKNIIAMRQKIGMVFQSYDLFAHLNVLQNIMLAPLKVQKRDEKEVKEFALRLLERVRLLEKQSAYPRELSGGQKQRIAIVRALCMRPELMLFDEVTAALDPEMVREVLEVVRDLANDGMTMLIVTHEMNFARAVASRVVFLDGGRVAEDESSEQFFSSPKHERAREFLKSFEY; encoded by the coding sequence ATGTTAAAAATCAAGCAATTAGTAAAAAGCTATGGAAGCTTAGAGGTTTTACAGGGTATAAACTTAGAGATAAAAAAAAGCGAAGTTGTAGCCGTGCTAGGGCCTTCTGGGTGTGGAAAAAGTACCTTGCTTCGCACGATAAATGGACTTGAGAGCATAAATAGTGGGGAAATCTACTTCAAAGACGAGCTAATTAACAAAAAAAATATCATCGCAATGCGCCAAAAAATCGGTATGGTTTTTCAAAGTTATGATCTTTTTGCCCATTTAAATGTACTCCAAAACATTATGCTAGCTCCGCTTAAGGTTCAAAAAAGAGATGAAAAAGAGGTAAAAGAGTTTGCGCTAAGGCTTTTGGAGCGTGTGCGACTTTTAGAAAAGCAAAGTGCTTATCCAAGAGAGCTAAGTGGTGGACAAAAACAGCGCATTGCGATTGTTAGAGCACTTTGTATGAGACCTGAGCTAATGCTGTTTGATGAGGTTACAGCTGCGCTTGATCCAGAGATGGTGCGAGAGGTGCTAGAAGTCGTGCGAGATCTAGCAAATGATGGAATGACAATGCTTATAGTAACGCATGAGATGAACTTTGCAAGAGCGGTGGCTTCTAGGGTAGTGTTTTTAGATGGTGGTAGGGTGGCTGAAGATGAGAGCTCAGAGCAATTTTTTAGCTCACCAAAGCATGAAAGAGCTAGAGAATTTTTGAAGTCTTTTGAATACTAA